From the Flavobacterium gyeonganense genome, the window ACCGGCCCGAAAGGAGGAAAATATTACATCAACAAAAACGGAAACAAAACGTACATTCAGGATTAAAAACTTTCTGTCTGACCAAATAAGTCCGGATTTCCATCGAGAAGTCCGGGCTTTTTTATTTATTTAAAGCTGAAGGCTACAACTCCGCTCATTCTGACCCTCTTTATTTGAACCATTGGATTGAATTAATTTTTCATTGAGTTATGGATTTGACATTGATATTGAAATTGATTTTTGAACCTGAATTCCAGAGTTAATAATTTAGTAATGTATCCGAAATAACAAAAAAAGAGGATTTTTTTATCTTCGTTTCAAAAATCGCTACACATGAGCATCGAATATACTGCCAATAAAACTATTTTAATTACTCCTTTAAACTGGGGATTGGGTCATGCAACCCGATGCATTCCTATAATTAAAGCATTACAGGAAAATAATTATATTCCCATAATTGCTTCAGATGGCATTGCTTTGGCATTATTGCAAAAAGAATTTCCATATATTCAGACTTTAGAACTACCTTCTTATCATATTGAATACGCTAAAAATGGCAAAAACTTTAAATGGAAGCTGATTAAAAGTTTACCTAAAATGATCACCGCTATTGTGGACGAAAAGAAAATAGTGAATTCATGGATCAAAAAATATGATATAGACGGTATCATTTCAGATAACAGGCTAGGGGTTTTCAGTAAAAAAGTGCCTTCGGTATTTATTACACATCAGCTTAATGTGATGACAGGAAATACGACAAAGTTTACCAGTAAATGCCATCAGTATTTTATAAAAAAATATAATGAATGCTGGATCCCTGATACAGATGGAGATCCAAATTTAACAGGCAACCTTGGACATCTTAAAGAAAGTAAACTAAACCTGAAATATATTGGACCTTTGAGCAGAATGCGTAAAAAAGACACTCCAAAACAATATGACCTAATGATTATTTTGTCAGGTCCGGAACCTCAGCGTACGTTACTGGAAGAAAAACTGCAGGAAGAAATTGCACAATACAAAGGTGAAATTGTTTTTGTAAAAGGCATTGTCGAAAAAACACAAACCAAACAGCAGATCAAAAATGTGACCTATTACAATTTTATGAATACCAAACAGCTGGAACAGACATTTAATGAAAGTGATTTGGTTTTATGCCGCTCAGGTTATACTACCGTTATGGATTTAGCAAAACTGGGTAAAAAAGCCTTTTTTATCCCTACGCCTGGTCAATATGAGCAGGAATATCTGGCCATAAAACTTCAGGAAGAACAATTGGTACCTTACGCAACGCAAAACGACTTTACTATTGAAGATCTTTCAAAAGTAAAATCGTTTAAAGGTTTATCCGAATTTGAAAATAAAATCGACTGGGATTTGTTATTTACTGTTTTTGAGAAGTAGATTTAGAAATTAAACTGCGCCTGTAATCGTAATAAATTTCCCTGTTGTCTGTTAACCGGAATGGCACTATCTTCAAATGTTCTGTCAGCAATAACATATTCTGCTACCAATTCAAATGCTTTAATTGGCTGCCATTCTACGCCAATTTGGTAATCTCTTACTACATAACTTCTGGCATCTT encodes:
- a CDS encoding glycosyltransferase, which translates into the protein MSIEYTANKTILITPLNWGLGHATRCIPIIKALQENNYIPIIASDGIALALLQKEFPYIQTLELPSYHIEYAKNGKNFKWKLIKSLPKMITAIVDEKKIVNSWIKKYDIDGIISDNRLGVFSKKVPSVFITHQLNVMTGNTTKFTSKCHQYFIKKYNECWIPDTDGDPNLTGNLGHLKESKLNLKYIGPLSRMRKKDTPKQYDLMIILSGPEPQRTLLEEKLQEEIAQYKGEIVFVKGIVEKTQTKQQIKNVTYYNFMNTKQLEQTFNESDLVLCRSGYTTVMDLAKLGKKAFFIPTPGQYEQEYLAIKLQEEQLVPYATQNDFTIEDLSKVKSFKGLSEFENKIDWDLLFTVFEK